A window from Triticum aestivum cultivar Chinese Spring chromosome 6D, IWGSC CS RefSeq v2.1, whole genome shotgun sequence encodes these proteins:
- the LOC123141313 gene encoding protease Do-like 7 has product MLSRALVPPYSIIKKFARKDIADLGDFIAVISELSRGERVPLEYVTYTARHRNKCTIVTIDQHGWYATPQLYTRNDATGLWIAKSAMLLESPYVVSIHQRGHRDVNSNVDENIAVEGTVSSSRDLDDIKGVSRHSSSMEGSDLARTISGNTSLAEQVIKPALVKFEVHVPPICMIDGVHAKHFTGAGVVIHHSDSLGLIAVDRNTVAISISDIMVSFAAYPIEIPGQVIFLHPFHYFALVAYDPLTLGVGASVIRASKLLTEPALRRGDSVYLVRLIDSLHAKSRKSIVTNWQAINICSSDFPRYHAMNTEVIELDTDSDIELSGVLTDEQGRVQALWASISSQLFGCGKEGDHQFVVGIPIHLISQVLEKIISGAPGPFRLINGIRRPMPFVRLLEVEIYPTLLTEASNYGLSDRWVQALAEKDPERRQVLQIIGCFAGSKAETLCEGDMILAIDKKPITCFLDIENACQKLDHSVGSDGMLNMTIFRQGHSNQLKSTAVNMVSPWSNLVKGGLGAKPWSKEVKAIQAFKHTKHRAAFPRPAIPRADSQKATQPQKPPPRKIRDS; this is encoded by the exons ATGCTCTCCCGGGCATTGGTTCCACCATATTCCATTATCAAAAAGTTTGCAAGAAAGGATATTGCAGATTTAGGTGACTTTATTGCGGTTATTTCAGAACTGTCTAGGGGAGAACGAGTGCCTCTTGAATATGTAACATACACTGCCCGACATCGGAACAAG TGTACAATAGTTACAATTGATCAGCATGGATGGTATGCAACTCCTCAGTTATATACTCGAAATGATGCAACTGGATTGTGGATTGCAAAATCAGCTATGCTACTGGAATCTCCATATGTAGTTTCCATTCATCAACGAGGTCATAGGGATGTGAACTCAAATGTCGATGAGAATATAGCTGTTGAAGGAACCGTGTCATCTTCTAGAGATTTAGATGACATAAAAGGTGTTTCACGGCATTCTTCTAGCATGGAAGGCTCTGACCTTGCTAGAACAATATCTGGTAACACTTCATTGGCAGAACAAGTAATTAAACCAGCCCTTGTGAAGTTTGAG GTGCACGTGCCACCAATATGCATGATTGATGGAGTGCATGCTAAACATTTCACTGGAGCTGGTGTGGTAATACATCATTCTGACTCTCTTGGTCTGATTGCTGTTGATAGGAATACAGTTGCTATATCTATCTCTGATATAATGGTTTCTTTTGCTGCATATCCCATTGAAATACCTGGACAG GTTATTTTTCTGCATCCTTTTCACTACTTTGCATTGGTTGCATATGATCCTTTGACACTAGGAGTTGGAGCATCCGTTATCCGGGCTTCTAAACTTCTTACTG AACCTGCCTTGCGCCGAGGAGATTCTGTGTACCTAGTTCGTCTAATTGATAGTTTACATGCTAAATCAAGGAAATCAATCGTAACCAATTGGCAAGCTATTAATATTTGCTCAAGTGACTTCCCACGGTATCATGCAATGAATACGGAGGTCATTGAGCTCGATACTG ATTCTGATATCGAACTTTCGGGTGTATTGACCGACGAGCAAGGGAGAGTTCAAGCACTATGGGCAAGTATTTCCAGCCAG CTCTTCGGTTGTGGCAAAGAAGGGGACCATCAGTTTGTTGTAGGTATACCAATACACCTGATAAGTCAAGTCCTTGAGAAGATAATCTCTGGTGCTCCTGGACCATTTCGTCTTATCAATGGAATTAGGAGACCAATGCCATTTGTCAGACTTCTGGAGGTGGAGATTTATCCAACTTTGCTAACAGAGGCAAGTAATTATGGATTGAGCGATAGATGGGTGCAG GCTCTAGCTGAGAAGGACCCTGAGCGAAGACAAGTATTGCAAATTATAGGTTGCTTTGCTGGATCAAAAGCGGAAACTCTTTGTGAAGGGGATATGATTCTTGCTATCGATAAGAAGCCTATTACATGCTTCCTTGACATTGAGAATGCTTGCCAAAAGCTGGACCATTCGGTTGGTTCAGATGGAATGCTTAACATGACAATATTTCGCCAG GGACACAGTAATCAACTAAAGTCAACTGCAGTCAACATGGTCAGCCCCTGGTCCAACTTGGTGAAAGGAGGCCTAGGTGCCAAGCCTTGGTCCAAGGAAGTCAAG gccattcaagccttcaagcatacaaaacatagggccgccttcccccggccggctatccccagggccgactcccagaaggcgacccagcctcagaaacctcccccaagaaagatacgagatagctga